Proteins from a single region of Papaver somniferum cultivar HN1 unplaced genomic scaffold, ASM357369v1 unplaced-scaffold_70, whole genome shotgun sequence:
- the LOC113344018 gene encoding ferric reduction oxidase 8, mitochondrial-like isoform X1, which translates to MLSRTDLQIVLKLLLILISAVWVSVWLLKPTELWTKSWHKAEDNARETVFGYYGLNFVVYSLPLISMAITGYLYLYLYAKKPRGLRRSRQKKMSITKLSNPFVVSRRLGVISLGELLAAMIFTIFLLWTMYAHLSKDFKKMTPKKLLKLNIWQFRLMKIGTRLGLLAEVCLALLLLPVLRGMSLFRLFRIQFEASVRYHICLGTAMILFATLHGASTFFIWGVKQQIQDEMWKWQKTGRVYLAGELGLVTGLVIWITSLPQIRRKWFEIFYYTHHFYAAFLVLFLFHTGDRHFYMVFSGVLLFGLDKLLRIIQSRPPTGVVSARIFPCKAIELSLSKDPRFKYSPTSLIYLKVPSISKFQWHPFSITSSSSLDDERITVIVKSDGWWTSSLYDTMVAAVDSDPYEVKCLPVHIEGPYGPVCTDFLRYESLLLVAGGIGITPLLSILRELASTEIKMKSTLPSRIQLIYAVKKSEDISLLIPVSHILLTQPLGQTSLEVKIFITQDNRPIKTVRELLNDQSKVQTVNFDWKAFDNTVSGSKNLPWFAALAGFSSIVFLVTLVFLNHAFIRSNVKGSEKKNPSWITDLLLICSFLLAIICGALATAIVKRRTPKKDLPLVAMRKCDHMELGPTEPKDILDSHEIRYGERPNFDDIFSQFPNQTGDSSIGVFFCGPESMRESVALSCRKYSQGSTIDGKGRKPFFSFHSLNFAL; encoded by the exons ATGTTATCTAGGACTGATCTTCAGATTGTCCTCAAACTGTTGCTGATCTTAATATCTGCTGTTTGGGTTTCTGTTTGGCTTCTCAAACCCACTGAATTATGGACAAAATCATGGCACAAAGCTGAAGATAATGCCCGTGAAACTGTTTTTGGATACTATG gtctcaattttgttgtttacTCATTACCTCTTATTTCAATGGCTATAACCGGATACTTATACTTGTATCTTTATGCTAAAAAACCACGAGGTTTACGAAGAAGCAG ACAGAAAAAAATGTCAATTACAAAACTCTCCAACCCGTTTGTAGTTTCTAGACGTCTTGGGGTAATATCTCTCGGTGAGCTACTAGCAGCGATGATCTTTACCATCTTTCTTCTATGGACTATGTATGCCCACCTCTCCAAGGATTTCAAGAAAATGACGCCAAAAAAACTACTAAAGCTAAATAT ATGGCAATTTAGGCTCATGAAGATAGGGACCAGGTTGGGTTTGCTAGCAGAAGTATGCCTAGCACTTCTTCTTCTGCCTGTCTTAAGAGGGATGTCATTATTTCGGTTATTCAGAATCCAATTTGAAGCGTCAGTTAGATACCACATCTGTCTTGGGACTGCTATGATACTTTTCGCCACATTGCATGGTGCAAGCACCTTTTTCATTTGGGGTGTTAAACAGCAAATTCAAGATGAG ATGTGGAAGTGGCAAAAAACAGGGCGGGTGTACCTTGCAGGTGAGCTCGGCCTTGTAACAGGATTAGTAATCTGGATCACATCACTTCCTCAAATAAGACGCAAGTGGTTCGAGATTTTCTACTACACGCACCATTTTTATGCTGCCTTCCTAGTACTGTTCTTGTTTCATACCGGAGATCGGCACTTTTACATGGTTTTCTCAGGGGTTCTCCTATTTGGCCTAGACAAGCTCCTTCGAATTATACAATCAAGACCCCCAACGGGTGTAGTATCAGCCCGCATATTCCCGTGCAAAGCTATAGAACTCAGTCTATCCAAAGACCCAA GATTCAAGTACAGTCCCACAAGTTTAATATACCTAAAAGTACCTAGCATCTCAAAGTTTCAATGGCATCCTTTTAGTATAACTTCCAGCTCAAGTTTAGATGATGAGAGAATAACCGTTATTGTCAAAAGTGATGGATGGTGGACAAGTTCACTATATGACACGATGGTTGCAGCAGTAGACTCTGATCCTTATGAAGTTAAATGTCTTCCTGTTCATATTGAAGGCCCTTATGGGCCAGTCTGTACCGATTTCCTAAG ATACGAAAGCCTACTTCTGGTAGCCGGAGGAATCGGAATAACTCCCCTTCTAAGCATATTGCGAGAACTAGCATCTACTGAAATTAAAATGAAGAGTACTCTTCCCTCAAGAATACAACTCATATATGCCGTGAAGAAATCAGAAGACATCAGTCTGTTAATCCCAGTTTCGCATATACTTCTAACCCAGCCCTTGGGCCAAACAAGTCTTGAAGTGAAGATTTTCATTACCCAGGACAACAGACCAATTAAAACAGTGAGAGAATTACTAAATGATCAATCTAAAGTGCAAACAGTAAACTTTGATTGGAAGGCTTTCGATAATACAGTCTCTGGATCCAAAAATTTACCATGGTTTGCTGCACTGGCAGGATTTTCATCCATCGTTTTCCTCGTAACACTTGTGTTCCTAAACCATGCGTTTATTCGCTCCAATGTGAAAGGATCAGAGAAGAAGAACCCATCTTGGATTACTGATCTGCTTCTCATTTGTTCATTCCTTCTTGCTATAATCTGTGGTGCCTTAGCTACGGCCATAGTGAAACGAAGAACACCAAAGAAAGATCTTCCACTAGTTGCCATGAGAAAATGTGATCATATGGAACTCGGTCCCACGGAACCAAAAGACATTCTTGACAGTCATGAAATCCGTTATGGAGAAAGACCCAACTTCGACG ATATATTCTCTCAATTCCCAAACCAAACTGGTGACTCCAGTATAGGTGTTTTCTTCTGCGGACCTGAGTCGATGAGAGAATCTGTTGCATTATCTTGCCGGAAATATTCACAAGGTTCCACCATTGATGGCAAAGGAAGGAAGCCTTTTTTCAGTTTCCATTCACTGAATTTCGCACTTTAG
- the LOC113344018 gene encoding ferric reduction oxidase 8, mitochondrial-like isoform X2, with protein MLKNHEVYEEAVSRRLGVISLGELLAAMIFTIFLLWTMYAHLSKDFKKMTPKKLLKLNIWQFRLMKIGTRLGLLAEVCLALLLLPVLRGMSLFRLFRIQFEASVRYHICLGTAMILFATLHGASTFFIWGVKQQIQDEMWKWQKTGRVYLAGELGLVTGLVIWITSLPQIRRKWFEIFYYTHHFYAAFLVLFLFHTGDRHFYMVFSGVLLFGLDKLLRIIQSRPPTGVVSARIFPCKAIELSLSKDPRFKYSPTSLIYLKVPSISKFQWHPFSITSSSSLDDERITVIVKSDGWWTSSLYDTMVAAVDSDPYEVKCLPVHIEGPYGPVCTDFLRYESLLLVAGGIGITPLLSILRELASTEIKMKSTLPSRIQLIYAVKKSEDISLLIPVSHILLTQPLGQTSLEVKIFITQDNRPIKTVRELLNDQSKVQTVNFDWKAFDNTVSGSKNLPWFAALAGFSSIVFLVTLVFLNHAFIRSNVKGSEKKNPSWITDLLLICSFLLAIICGALATAIVKRRTPKKDLPLVAMRKCDHMELGPTEPKDILDSHEIRYGERPNFDDIFSQFPNQTGDSSIGVFFCGPESMRESVALSCRKYSQGSTIDGKGRKPFFSFHSLNFAL; from the exons ATGCTAAAAAACCACGAGGTTTACGAAGAAGCAG TTTCTAGACGTCTTGGGGTAATATCTCTCGGTGAGCTACTAGCAGCGATGATCTTTACCATCTTTCTTCTATGGACTATGTATGCCCACCTCTCCAAGGATTTCAAGAAAATGACGCCAAAAAAACTACTAAAGCTAAATAT ATGGCAATTTAGGCTCATGAAGATAGGGACCAGGTTGGGTTTGCTAGCAGAAGTATGCCTAGCACTTCTTCTTCTGCCTGTCTTAAGAGGGATGTCATTATTTCGGTTATTCAGAATCCAATTTGAAGCGTCAGTTAGATACCACATCTGTCTTGGGACTGCTATGATACTTTTCGCCACATTGCATGGTGCAAGCACCTTTTTCATTTGGGGTGTTAAACAGCAAATTCAAGATGAG ATGTGGAAGTGGCAAAAAACAGGGCGGGTGTACCTTGCAGGTGAGCTCGGCCTTGTAACAGGATTAGTAATCTGGATCACATCACTTCCTCAAATAAGACGCAAGTGGTTCGAGATTTTCTACTACACGCACCATTTTTATGCTGCCTTCCTAGTACTGTTCTTGTTTCATACCGGAGATCGGCACTTTTACATGGTTTTCTCAGGGGTTCTCCTATTTGGCCTAGACAAGCTCCTTCGAATTATACAATCAAGACCCCCAACGGGTGTAGTATCAGCCCGCATATTCCCGTGCAAAGCTATAGAACTCAGTCTATCCAAAGACCCAA GATTCAAGTACAGTCCCACAAGTTTAATATACCTAAAAGTACCTAGCATCTCAAAGTTTCAATGGCATCCTTTTAGTATAACTTCCAGCTCAAGTTTAGATGATGAGAGAATAACCGTTATTGTCAAAAGTGATGGATGGTGGACAAGTTCACTATATGACACGATGGTTGCAGCAGTAGACTCTGATCCTTATGAAGTTAAATGTCTTCCTGTTCATATTGAAGGCCCTTATGGGCCAGTCTGTACCGATTTCCTAAG ATACGAAAGCCTACTTCTGGTAGCCGGAGGAATCGGAATAACTCCCCTTCTAAGCATATTGCGAGAACTAGCATCTACTGAAATTAAAATGAAGAGTACTCTTCCCTCAAGAATACAACTCATATATGCCGTGAAGAAATCAGAAGACATCAGTCTGTTAATCCCAGTTTCGCATATACTTCTAACCCAGCCCTTGGGCCAAACAAGTCTTGAAGTGAAGATTTTCATTACCCAGGACAACAGACCAATTAAAACAGTGAGAGAATTACTAAATGATCAATCTAAAGTGCAAACAGTAAACTTTGATTGGAAGGCTTTCGATAATACAGTCTCTGGATCCAAAAATTTACCATGGTTTGCTGCACTGGCAGGATTTTCATCCATCGTTTTCCTCGTAACACTTGTGTTCCTAAACCATGCGTTTATTCGCTCCAATGTGAAAGGATCAGAGAAGAAGAACCCATCTTGGATTACTGATCTGCTTCTCATTTGTTCATTCCTTCTTGCTATAATCTGTGGTGCCTTAGCTACGGCCATAGTGAAACGAAGAACACCAAAGAAAGATCTTCCACTAGTTGCCATGAGAAAATGTGATCATATGGAACTCGGTCCCACGGAACCAAAAGACATTCTTGACAGTCATGAAATCCGTTATGGAGAAAGACCCAACTTCGACG ATATATTCTCTCAATTCCCAAACCAAACTGGTGACTCCAGTATAGGTGTTTTCTTCTGCGGACCTGAGTCGATGAGAGAATCTGTTGCATTATCTTGCCGGAAATATTCACAAGGTTCCACCATTGATGGCAAAGGAAGGAAGCCTTTTTTCAGTTTCCATTCACTGAATTTCGCACTTTAG
- the LOC113344030 gene encoding uncharacterized protein LOC113344030, protein MTANPNWPEIRNALFPRQTTVDHPDLVARVFELKRKALRKEIKKKKVFGTVVAHVYTIEFQKRGLPHMYCLIFLKDSEKIRTSDMVDKFVSAEFPDEKNDPILFDTVSKCMVHGPSGDRDPGAPCMEKGKCTKGYPKNYTDTTTLDEGGYPSYRRRRDGREVTLRSAEVIAGPYGFLLEYQLHEENPSVQRLYVHLPNKQRVVYNSKRPMSSIIQTAQEHKTTLMGYFKYYAKNPTAPTYTYQEFPQHFVWKKETKEWKIRQQGFSIGRMYFVSPNAGELYYLCMLLINVRGAQSFDGLRTVTNGEACTVHDTFKEACIALGILANDGESEKCLQEAVVMQTGNQLRKLFCIILSEGNPTKPKLLWEKYGMNICDDLQHRLRSMFNIPNPTDEHAMDYGLYLLDQLLRQSGKKLENYKSMPRPRHDWGQIVGNRYIWDHQQLQFAVRESVLNTDIERLNVEQLTAYNTIVDSVNNRDARSCRRDGNIVLTVASSGIASLLLDGGRTAHSNFKIPFNVQEDSNIGISKDSEYAQLLKEVRLVIWDEVSMQHRFFMEAVDRLLRDIRSDDKHFGGVTVVLGGDFRQTLPVVSNAGREQTVGASIRSSFLWDYINVLTLNQNMRLEQQPKNLEFANFLLEIGMNPKEVVNLPSTMNKCQNMHEMISSV, encoded by the exons ATGACAGCTAATCCTAATTGGCCGGAAATAAGAAATGCACTTTTTCCACGTCAAACTACAGTTGATCATCCTGATCTGGTGGCTCGTGTTTTTGAGCTTAAAAGAAAAGCTCTGaggaaagaaataaagaaaaaaaaggttttcGGTACAGTTGTTGCCCATGTTTATACCATCGAGTTTCAGAAACGAGGATTACCGCACATGTATTGTCTTATATTTTTAAAAGATTCCGAAAAAATTCGTACGTCAGACATGGTTGATAAATTTGTTTCTGCTGAATTTCCGGATGAGAAAAATGACCCCATACTATTTGACACGGTCAGCAAGTGTATGGTTCACGGTCCATCTGGAGATCGAGATCCGGGTGCACCGTGTATGGAAAAAGGAAAATGTACCAAAGGATATCCAAAGAATTACACAGACACAACAACTTTGGATGAGGGTGGGTATCCAAGTTATCGTCGGCGTCGGGATGGAAGAGAAGTAACG TTGAGGTCTGCTGAGGTCATTGCCGGGCCGTATGGCTTTTTATTGGAGTACCAGTTACATGAAGAGAATCCGAGTGTACAGCGGTTATACGTGCATCTACCAAATAAGCAACGAGTTGTGTATAATTCAAAGCGACCAATGAGCTCTATTATACAGACAGCACAGGAACATAAGACCACTTTGATGGGTTATTTTAAGTATTATGCTAAAAATCCAACAGCTCCGACCTATACTTATCAAGAGTTCCCGCAGCACTTTGTATggaaaaaagaaactaaagagtGGAAAATCAGACAACAAGGTTTTTCAATTGGAAGAATGTATTTTGTTAGCCCTAATGCTGGCGAGTTGTACTACTTATGTATGTTACTCATAAATGTAAGAGGTGCCCAGTCTTTTGACGGGTTAAGgactgtaactaatggagaagCGTGCACGGTTCATGATACGTTCAAAGAGGCATGCATTGCACTGGGAATATTAGCAAATGATGGAGAATCGGAAAAATGCCTTCAAGAAGCGGTGGTTATGCAAACTGGAAATCAGCTGAGGAAACTGTTCTGCATTATCCTATCAGAAGGCAATCCAACAAAACCGAAGCTTTTATGGGAGAAATATGGAATGAACATATGTGATGATCTTCAACATAGATTACGATCGATGTTTAATATCCCAAATCCAACTGATGAACATGCTATGGATTACGGATTATACCTGTTGGATCAACTGCTTCGACAATCTGGAAAAAAACTAGAGAACTATAAGTCAATGCCACGACCAAGACATGATTGGGGTCAAATAGTGGGTAACAGATATATTTGGGACCATCAACAACTTCAATTTGCAGTAAGGGAATCTGTGCTCAATACGGATATTGAAAGATTGAATGTCGAACAACTGACGGCGTACAATACAATAGTGGATTCTGTGAATAACCGCGATG CAAGAAGTTGTCGTAGAGATGGAAACATAGTTTTAACTGTTGCTTCATCGGGTATTGCTTCATTACTTCTTGATGGAGGTCGCACAGCCCATTCGAATTTCAAGATACCATTTAATGTCCAAGAAGATAGTAATATTGGGATTAGTAAGGACTCCGAGTACGCCCAACTACTTAAAGAAGTCAGATTGGTCATATGGGATGAAGTTTCAATGCAACATAGATTTTTTATGGAGGCGGTTGACCGTCTACTACGAGATATTCGTAGTGATGACAAACATTTTGGAGGTGTAACAGTTGTTTTGGGTGGAGATTTTCGACAGACTTTACCGGTGGTCTCAAACGCAGGTCGTGAACAAACTGTTGGAGCATCTATAAGAAGTTCATTTCTTTGGGATTATATTAATGTCTTGACACTAAACCAAAATATGCGATTGGAACAACAACCAAAAAATTTGGAATTTGCTAACTTCTTACTAGAG ATCGGGATGAAccctaaagaagttgttaacctACCATCGACAATGAACAAATGTCAAAACATGCATGAGATGATATCTTCAGTGTAG